One Gossypium hirsutum isolate 1008001.06 chromosome A11, Gossypium_hirsutum_v2.1, whole genome shotgun sequence genomic window carries:
- the LOC107922966 gene encoding thymidine kinase a: MASCKSSIALNSTDRVGSSHPPRVSGEIHVIIGPMFAGKTTSLLRRIRSERNNGRNVAMIKSSKDTRYAIDSVVTHDGVKFPCWALPDLTSFRHNVGEDAYEKLDVIGIDEAQFFEDLYDFCCNAADNDGKTVILSGLDGDYLRRSFGSLLDIIPLADTVTKLTARCEVCGKKAFFTFRKTAATQTELIGGADLYMPVCRPHYVNGQTVVETSRIVLESTNIVHHQTTQLSCLEAAVLQSQ; the protein is encoded by the exons ATGGCCTCTTGTAAGTCTTCTATTGCACTAAACTCAACAGATCGCGTCGGATCTTCCCATCCTCCACGTGTTTCCGGCGAGATCCACGTCATCATCGGCCCCATGTTTGCCGGCAAGACTACTTCTCTCCTCCGTCGGATCAGATCTGAACGCAACAATGGCCG AAATGTCGCAATGATAAAGTCGAGCAAGGATACAAGGTACGCTATTGACTCAGTGGTAACTCACGACGGAGTGAAATTCCCATGTTGGGCATTGCCGGATCTCACTTCTTTTCGACACAATGTCGGAGAAGATGCTTATGAAAAG CTGGATGTGATTGGCATAGACGAAGCACAATTTTTCGAAGATCTGTACGATTTCTGCTGCAATGCTGCCGACAATGATGGCAAAACAGTAATTTTATCTGGCTTAGACGGGGATTATTTGAG AAGGAGCTTTGGGTCACTTCTGGACATAATTCCGCTAGCTGATACAGTAACAAAGTTAACCGCAAGATGCGAAGTGTGTGGGAAAAAGGCATTTTTCACATTCAGGAAAACAGCAGCGACCCAAACGGAACTGATCGGAGGGGCAGATTTATACATGCCTGTTTGTCGACCGCATTATGTCAATGGACAAACGGTTGTTGAAACTTCGAGGATTGTTCTTGAATCAACAAATATTGTTCATCATCAAACAACTCAACTATCTTGCCTTGAAGCAGCAGTACTTCAATCTCAGTAA